A window of the Thermodesulfovibrionia bacterium genome harbors these coding sequences:
- a CDS encoding ABC transporter permease: MFVKTAEFIGRAVKKPIEEVGQVILLLVSVIKQTIKPPYEIRNTAKQMVEIGINSLPVVIITAVFTGMVLALQSYTGFKRFGAEGLVGSVVALSMTRELGPVLCALIVTGRAGAAMAAELGTMRVTEQIDALETLAANPVKYLIVPRFLSGLIMMPALVIVTDIIGIMGGYFVTVTLLGASSTSYLNATWDYLEAADIYNGLIKAAFFGASFALISCYRGYYTRGGAEGVGKATIGAVVLSSMTILISDYFLSAWLF, encoded by the coding sequence ATGTTTGTTAAGACCGCGGAGTTCATAGGCAGGGCTGTAAAAAAACCGATAGAAGAGGTTGGGCAGGTGATCCTCCTGCTGGTTTCTGTTATAAAGCAGACTATTAAGCCTCCCTATGAGATAAGAAATACAGCAAAGCAGATGGTTGAGATAGGGATAAACTCGCTCCCTGTGGTCATTATTACCGCTGTCTTCACAGGGATGGTTCTTGCGCTTCAGAGTTATACCGGGTTTAAGAGGTTCGGTGCAGAGGGGCTTGTCGGTTCTGTTGTTGCACTGTCTATGACGAGGGAGCTCGGGCCTGTTCTCTGCGCCCTTATTGTAACAGGACGCGCAGGCGCAGCCATGGCGGCAGAGCTTGGGACCATGAGGGTCACCGAGCAGATAGACGCGCTTGAGACGCTTGCCGCCAACCCGGTCAAGTATCTCATCGTGCCGAGGTTCCTTTCAGGCCTGATAATGATGCCTGCGCTTGTCATTGTCACTGATATCATAGGGATAATGGGCGGATACTTTGTCACAGTGACTCTGTTAGGCGCAAGCTCCACTTCATACCTGAACGCGACATGGGACTATCTCGAGGCTGCGGATATTTATAACGGCCTGATAAAGGCTGCATTTTTCGGCGCATCCTTCGCTCTTATCAGCTGCTACCGCGGATATTACACAAGAGGCGGAGCTGAAGGCGTAGGCAAGGCCACTATCGGCGCTGTCGTGCTTTCATCAATGACGATACTTATCTCTGACTATTTTCTGTCAGCATGGCTTTTCTGA
- the rodA gene encoding rod shape-determining protein RodA, which translates to MIDRRLIYNFDWGMFIAALLLALIGVSTIYSATRPVFDAEQQSFYIRQLYWIGLSVIFFLAVISVDYRQIVRYSFLIYGAGIILLILVIFIGRKGMGAQRWIPLGFLSFQPSEFFKLFFILAMSRYLAAMGENLDLGMLKISKIAAVFFVVPAILIATQPDLGTALILLFIFISMLFIAGIRRRLLVIAVIIGIISLPFVGNVFWGGLKGYQKNRIVAFMDPKVDPQGVGYHIKQSKVTIGSGGFTGKGYMKGTQGPLRFLPEKHTDFIFAIFAEEWGFVGSLILFLFYLFIILRGFDTAKKARDLEGAYLAAGITFMFTFYFIINAGMTMGMTPVVGAPLPLMSYGGTALLSNFLSLALIENVRMRRLPNPFN; encoded by the coding sequence ATGATAGACAGAAGGCTGATATATAATTTTGACTGGGGCATGTTCATTGCCGCGCTTTTATTGGCTCTGATAGGTGTTTCAACTATCTACAGCGCCACCAGGCCTGTCTTTGATGCTGAACAGCAGTCTTTTTATATAAGGCAGCTTTACTGGATCGGGCTCAGCGTAATATTCTTTCTGGCAGTTATCAGTGTTGATTACAGGCAGATCGTCAGATATTCTTTTCTGATATACGGAGCCGGGATAATTCTTCTGATCCTGGTAATCTTCATAGGCAGGAAGGGCATGGGCGCGCAGAGGTGGATACCTCTCGGATTCCTCTCTTTTCAGCCGTCTGAATTCTTCAAGCTCTTTTTTATATTGGCAATGTCACGTTATCTTGCCGCAATGGGAGAGAATTTAGACCTCGGCATGTTAAAGATCTCAAAGATCGCCGCGGTCTTTTTTGTAGTCCCGGCTATCCTTATAGCCACACAGCCGGACCTGGGCACAGCGCTTATATTGCTCTTTATTTTCATATCCATGCTCTTCATTGCAGGCATAAGAAGAAGGCTGCTGGTGATCGCGGTTATCATAGGGATAATCTCTCTCCCCTTTGTCGGGAATGTATTCTGGGGAGGTTTGAAGGGATACCAGAAGAACAGGATAGTGGCATTCATGGATCCTAAGGTTGACCCTCAGGGGGTCGGTTATCATATCAAGCAGTCAAAGGTCACTATAGGTTCAGGCGGTTTTACAGGCAAGGGTTATATGAAGGGCACACAGGGGCCGCTGAGGTTCCTTCCTGAAAAGCATACGGATTTCATATTTGCCATCTTTGCCGAGGAATGGGGATTTGTCGGCTCGCTCATCCTCTTTCTCTTTTATCTCTTCATAATTCTGCGGGGATTTGATACCGCAAAAAAGGCGAGGGACCTTGAAGGGGCTTACCTTGCGGCAGGGATCACATTCATGTTCACTTTCTATTTCATTATCAATGCAGGCATGACGATGGGGATGACACCGGTAGTCGGCGCGCCTTTGCCTTTAATGAGCTATGGAGGCACCGCGCTTCTTTCAAATTTTCTTTCATTAGCGCTGATAGAGAATGTTAGGATGCGGAGGCTCCCGAACCCTTTTAATTAA
- the mrdA gene encoding penicillin-binding protein 2 translates to MERRILASSYLVLLVFALLVLKLFNLQIIRGEEYKKVSDNNRLKIVRRPAPRGIIYDRNGMAFVSDMPFFDASAVKKGLPEDWNTLFSLSSLLNISTETLKAILNKPPVNNSDEIKLKENLSFDEVATLEARKMEFPGLQVDVRTGRKYLYGALAGHVLGYLNRLTPGQLKNDDFSDVPQEAFVGQYGAEKFYDDLLRGVAGGEIIEVDAMGREIRVVSFEPSIKGKDIRLTIDMMTQLEAERSLAGKTGAVVAVDPQTGEILALASSPSFDPNLFSGGISHDEWSSLADNPDKPLLNRAIQSRYPPASTFKVITAIAALEQGIITEDTTFDCRGSLKIGGRDVGCWQKKGHGRIGLHRALAESCDVYFYEIGKRININTLADYAQRFGLGRTSGIDINGEITGMVPTSEWKERVKHEKWYMGETVSASIGQGYMTATPLQMAMLTAAVVNGGRLIKPSILMRDEGGPSLNEESVRVRAETLDIIMSGMRGAVQERSGTGWSANSKLTSIGGKTGTAQVVGKDSFSKGYNKKFKDHAWFISFAPVNNAEIAVAVFVENGGFGGVAAAPIAKNVIEAYMKSKTENEKLRLEKLKEMTEKSMPEIVNEASGTESSEPGSGD, encoded by the coding sequence ATGGAAAGAAGGATCCTTGCCAGTTCATATTTGGTATTACTTGTCTTTGCCCTCCTTGTGCTGAAGCTATTCAATCTTCAGATAATAAGAGGCGAGGAATATAAAAAGGTCTCAGACAATAACAGGCTGAAGATCGTGAGAAGGCCTGCGCCCCGCGGCATCATATACGACAGGAACGGCATGGCCTTTGTGAGCGACATGCCTTTTTTTGATGCTTCTGCTGTGAAGAAAGGCCTGCCTGAAGACTGGAATACTCTCTTCTCTCTTAGCTCACTTCTTAATATTTCCACTGAAACATTAAAGGCGATCCTTAATAAACCGCCTGTCAACAATTCTGATGAGATAAAGCTCAAGGAGAACCTGTCGTTCGATGAGGTTGCAACTCTTGAGGCGAGAAAGATGGAGTTCCCCGGCCTTCAGGTTGATGTGAGGACAGGAAGGAAGTACCTTTACGGAGCGCTTGCAGGCCATGTCTTAGGTTATTTGAACAGGCTGACCCCGGGCCAGCTGAAGAATGATGATTTCAGCGATGTCCCGCAGGAGGCATTTGTCGGGCAGTACGGCGCGGAAAAGTTCTATGATGACCTGTTAAGGGGAGTTGCCGGGGGCGAGATAATTGAAGTTGACGCAATGGGAAGGGAGATAAGGGTTGTCAGTTTCGAGCCGTCCATAAAGGGGAAGGATATCAGGCTGACCATTGATATGATGACCCAGCTTGAGGCTGAGAGGAGCCTCGCAGGGAAGACCGGCGCTGTTGTTGCTGTTGACCCTCAGACAGGCGAGATATTAGCGCTTGCAAGTTCGCCGTCCTTTGACCCCAACCTTTTCTCCGGAGGCATAAGCCATGATGAATGGAGCAGCCTTGCGGATAATCCTGACAAGCCGCTTCTTAACAGGGCGATACAGAGCCGTTATCCGCCGGCCTCGACCTTCAAGGTCATCACAGCTATAGCCGCGCTTGAGCAGGGGATAATCACTGAAGACACAACATTTGACTGCAGAGGCTCTTTGAAGATCGGCGGCAGAGATGTCGGATGCTGGCAAAAAAAGGGCCACGGCAGGATCGGCCTGCACAGGGCGCTGGCTGAATCGTGCGATGTCTATTTTTATGAGATAGGCAAAAGGATAAATATTAATACGCTTGCGGATTATGCTCAAAGGTTCGGATTGGGGAGGACTTCAGGCATTGATATTAACGGAGAGATAACAGGCATGGTTCCAACTTCTGAATGGAAAGAGAGGGTGAAGCACGAAAAGTGGTATATGGGAGAGACGGTCAGCGCTTCAATAGGCCAGGGATACATGACCGCTACGCCACTGCAGATGGCGATGCTTACCGCTGCTGTTGTCAACGGCGGCAGGCTGATCAAGCCGTCAATATTGATGAGGGATGAAGGCGGGCCTTCATTGAATGAGGAGTCTGTCCGCGTAAGGGCTGAGACGCTTGATATTATAATGAGTGGGATGAGAGGCGCGGTTCAGGAAAGGTCAGGGACCGGCTGGTCGGCAAATTCAAAACTTACCAGCATCGGGGGCAAGACCGGGACTGCGCAGGTAGTTGGCAAGGACTCTTTTTCTAAAGGCTATAATAAGAAGTTCAAAGACCATGCATGGTTCATCTCTTTTGCACCTGTAAATAACGCAGAGATAGCTGTAGCTGTCTTTGTGGAGAACGGAGGTTTCGGCGGAGTGGCTGCCGCGCCTATAGCAAAAAATGTAATAGAGGCTTACATGAAATCCAAAACAGAGAACGAGAAGCTCAGGCTTGAGAAACTGAAAGAGATGACTGAGAAGTCCATGCCGGAGATCGTGAATGAGGCATCCGGAACTGAGAGCTCAGAACCCGGAAGCGGGGACTAA
- a CDS encoding ABC transporter ATP-binding protein produces the protein MIELIDIHKSFGNNHVLRGVNLKIEKGESLVVIGGSGSGKSVILKHIIGLLAPDKGKVFIDSVDLSGLDEDGLNNIRKKFGMLFQSAALFDSMRVWENVGFGLMRHTRMSEKEIKEAASQKLKLVGLAGVEDLMPSELSGGMRKRVGLARAIAMEPEILLYDEPTTGLDPIMADVIDELIIEMRERLNITSIAITHDMKSAYKIADRIAMLYNGVIISEGTPDEIKNTKDPAVKQFVEGNAEGPITLQGMER, from the coding sequence ATGATAGAGCTGATCGATATACATAAATCTTTCGGCAATAACCATGTCCTGCGCGGCGTGAACCTGAAGATAGAGAAGGGCGAGAGCCTTGTTGTTATAGGCGGAAGCGGCTCGGGAAAGAGCGTTATCCTTAAACACATAATAGGGCTGCTGGCCCCTGATAAGGGGAAGGTATTCATTGATTCCGTTGACCTCTCCGGGCTTGATGAAGACGGGCTTAACAATATCAGGAAGAAGTTCGGAATGCTATTTCAGTCAGCAGCGCTCTTTGATTCCATGAGAGTCTGGGAGAATGTGGGTTTCGGCTTGATGAGACATACCAGGATGTCTGAAAAGGAGATCAAAGAGGCAGCGTCGCAGAAGCTCAAACTCGTTGGTCTTGCCGGTGTGGAAGACCTTATGCCTTCAGAGCTTTCAGGAGGCATGAGAAAGCGCGTCGGGCTTGCCCGTGCGATAGCGATGGAGCCTGAGATACTGCTTTATGATGAGCCGACCACAGGGCTTGACCCTATAATGGCTGATGTAATAGATGAGCTTATCATAGAGATGAGGGAGAGGCTGAATATCACCTCTATCGCCATAACTCACGACATGAAGAGCGCTTATAAGATTGCAGATAGGATCGCCATGCTTTATAATGGAGTTATTATTTCAGAAGGCACACCGGATGAGATTAAAAATACCAAAGACCCTGCGGTGAAACAGTTTGTCGAGGGAAATGCCGAGGGCCCTATAACACTTCAGGGAATGGAAAGATGA
- a CDS encoding MlaD family protein: MKNLSAELKVGIFAIIVILILSYMTLKVGILSNILDKGYRLHVVFDNISGLDENSRIKIAGVDSGIVKKIELKDGKAELTLMIRPENKIYENAKASLRMTGLLGDKYLSLTTGTSDHALLKDGDYITHIDPSADMDVLATELTAAGANVGTLAGTLGDILQDPEKKAISEMIHNLKIISEDLKVILTENKEPLHVTLANFEEFSKTLAEKGPSLIASLERVAAKLDEKAPGLVDDLQQVVGDLKVVIEENRYALKDSVENIRDVSASVNKITTKLEKGEGTIGKLLKEQDLYDSLNKVADGAGKAMDVADKLRTYMDFRTDYSIRGSDWRGYFDLTLQPRADKYYILGVVKDPNGSVETTVTDINGVISTKEEVASKVEFTAQFAKRFENLALRIGMTESTLGVGSDYYFNDDIGRVRFDIWDFNADEVNADRAHAKIGVDYKFFNYMFVSGGIDNFFNEDQVGAYIGGGFMFEDEDFKYIFGKSPNLSLP; this comes from the coding sequence ATGAAAAATTTATCAGCAGAGCTAAAAGTGGGGATATTTGCAATCATAGTCATCCTTATCCTTTCTTATATGACCCTGAAGGTTGGTATCCTCTCAAATATATTGGATAAGGGCTACAGGCTGCATGTGGTCTTTGACAATATAAGCGGCCTTGACGAGAACTCAAGGATAAAGATAGCAGGCGTTGACTCAGGCATTGTGAAAAAGATAGAGCTTAAGGATGGCAAGGCAGAGCTGACGCTCATGATAAGGCCTGAGAACAAGATCTATGAGAATGCCAAAGCCTCTTTGAGGATGACAGGGCTTCTTGGTGACAAGTACCTTTCCCTTACAACAGGAACCTCTGACCATGCCCTTCTTAAAGACGGCGATTATATAACTCATATCGACCCTTCCGCTGATATGGATGTGCTTGCCACTGAGCTCACAGCTGCCGGTGCTAACGTAGGCACACTTGCGGGAACATTAGGCGACATACTTCAGGATCCTGAAAAAAAGGCGATATCAGAGATGATCCATAACCTTAAGATAATATCAGAAGACCTGAAGGTCATACTTACCGAAAATAAGGAGCCGTTGCATGTTACCCTTGCTAATTTTGAGGAATTTTCAAAGACGCTTGCTGAAAAAGGCCCGAGCCTTATTGCCAGCCTTGAGAGGGTTGCTGCCAAGCTGGATGAAAAGGCGCCCGGGCTGGTTGATGATCTTCAGCAGGTTGTCGGAGACCTTAAAGTTGTGATCGAGGAGAACCGTTATGCGCTGAAGGATAGTGTTGAAAATATCAGAGATGTGTCTGCGTCAGTCAATAAGATCACCACCAAGCTGGAAAAAGGCGAGGGCACGATCGGGAAACTTCTGAAAGAGCAGGATCTGTATGACTCTCTGAACAAGGTTGCCGATGGGGCAGGAAAGGCGATGGATGTTGCTGACAAGCTCAGGACCTACATGGACTTCAGGACAGACTACAGTATCAGGGGCAGTGACTGGAGAGGGTATTTTGACCTTACGCTTCAGCCGAGGGCTGATAAATACTATATTCTCGGAGTGGTAAAAGACCCCAATGGTTCGGTGGAAACAACAGTTACAGATATAAACGGGGTCATATCAACCAAAGAGGAGGTTGCCAGTAAAGTCGAGTTTACTGCGCAGTTTGCAAAACGATTTGAGAATCTTGCTCTCAGGATAGGCATGACAGAGTCAACTCTCGGGGTCGGCAGTGATTATTATTTTAATGATGATATCGGCAGGGTAAGGTTTGATATCTGGGACTTTAATGCCGATGAAGTAAATGCAGACAGGGCCCATGCAAAGATAGGTGTCGATTATAAATTCTTTAATTATATGTTTGTAAGCGGCGGTATAGATAACTTCTTTAATGAAGACCAGGTCGGCGCATACATCGGCGGCGGCTTCATGTTTGAGGATGAGGACTTCAAATACATCTTCGGCAAATCACCAAACCTTTCATTGCCGTAA
- the mreC gene encoding rod shape-determining protein MreC: MFKKRYVVSTVLVVLIAAILVFQSRIGKGRITDTPVYPIKTIEKVLSSATKGTGDFFRTYILPREGLEKRELNARLRKLQEESNKYIEAELENKRLRDMLDLKSQRPEFVTSAEVFARDPSNWYQVIWINKGSDDGVEKEMIAVTPAGVVGRIHRIFNDSSSVILLTDASSALAVRMQSTRAEGILEGRGGNICYLKYVSSEAEVEVGDAVISSGLDKIFPEGLVVGYVTELVKDEGGIFHTIKVAPSQDLNALEEVAILKR, from the coding sequence GTGTTTAAAAAAAGATATGTTGTATCCACAGTTCTTGTTGTATTAATCGCCGCTATACTTGTCTTCCAGAGCAGGATCGGGAAGGGCCGTATCACTGACACACCTGTCTACCCCATCAAGACGATCGAGAAGGTTCTCTCATCTGCAACAAAAGGAACCGGAGATTTTTTCAGGACATATATATTGCCGCGTGAGGGCCTTGAGAAGAGGGAGCTTAATGCCCGGCTCAGAAAGCTTCAGGAAGAGAGCAATAAATACATTGAGGCTGAGCTTGAGAACAAGAGGTTGAGGGATATGCTTGACCTGAAATCTCAGAGGCCTGAATTTGTAACTTCCGCAGAGGTCTTTGCAAGAGACCCTTCAAACTGGTATCAGGTCATCTGGATAAACAAGGGTTCTGATGACGGCGTTGAGAAGGAGATGATAGCTGTCACGCCGGCCGGAGTTGTCGGAAGGATACACAGGATATTCAATGACAGCTCAAGCGTTATACTGCTTACGGATGCGAGTTCAGCGCTTGCCGTGAGGATGCAGTCTACAAGGGCTGAAGGAATACTGGAAGGCAGGGGCGGCAATATATGCTACCTTAAATACGTGTCTTCAGAGGCCGAGGTTGAGGTCGGAGATGCTGTTATCTCTTCCGGGCTTGATAAGATATTCCCTGAAGGTCTTGTGGTTGGTTATGTCACAGAGCTGGTAAAGGATGAGGGCGGTATCTTTCATACCATCAAGGTTGCGCCTTCACAGGATCTTAATGCACTGGAGGAGGTTGCGATCCTGAAGAGATGA
- a CDS encoding ATP-binding protein: MLIESDYFKNIFNTVREPILILDGNLKVLSANQSFFNIFKVDSANTIGTYLYDLGNGQWNVPALRVLLEDILPKKTSVENFTIEHNFESIGQKAMLLNACKITEKTIGQPIILLAIEDITERKRMEVLLADENTAERIWLVELLMKSEERYRRIFETANDGIVLLEKSEGTIAHVNPATEKMLGYTKHESIGKKLQDIGISLDTSDMPTIIQALDKSGIINYKDVPIKTKSGQHIDADIYMVNKAELAQCNIRDVSDQKKAEEDRDLLISELDIKNRELEQILYAATHDLKTPLVNINGYTGEVKKSIEGIVNLIETADISSEIRKEITSLTKELPDSFGFISTSVSHMDILLNGFLQFSRSGSVELKKEDIDMNMLINEISGNLNYKLKDAGASIEVTDLPGCNGDRKQISMVFSNLMENAVKYLDPARKGEIKVTGYEEGDSSVYCVEDNGIGIALEHQKQIFHIFHQLDPAKGGEGLGLMIVQRIVERHGGKVWLESEAGKGSRFFVELPGVMLTSSPS, encoded by the coding sequence ATGTTAATAGAGAGCGACTATTTCAAAAATATTTTCAACACTGTTCGTGAACCTATTCTCATTCTGGATGGAAACCTTAAAGTTCTGTCGGCCAATCAGAGCTTCTTCAATATTTTCAAAGTAGATTCTGCAAATACTATCGGTACTTATTTATACGATCTTGGAAATGGACAATGGAATGTCCCGGCTCTTCGCGTTCTGCTTGAGGATATTCTTCCGAAGAAAACCAGCGTTGAGAACTTCACAATTGAACATAATTTTGAGAGCATCGGACAGAAAGCCATGCTCCTTAACGCCTGCAAAATCACAGAAAAGACAATCGGACAGCCGATAATCCTCCTTGCCATCGAGGACATCACCGAGCGCAAGCGAATGGAAGTCTTGTTAGCAGATGAAAACACTGCAGAGCGCATTTGGTTGGTAGAGTTGTTAATGAAGTCTGAGGAGCGCTACAGGCGAATTTTTGAGACCGCAAACGACGGGATAGTGCTTCTCGAAAAAAGCGAAGGGACTATAGCACATGTCAATCCGGCCACAGAGAAAATGTTGGGTTATACCAAACATGAGAGCATCGGAAAAAAACTTCAGGATATCGGCATATCGCTCGACACAAGTGATATGCCAACGATAATACAAGCCTTAGATAAGAGCGGCATTATTAATTATAAGGATGTTCCGATAAAAACCAAGTCCGGACAACATATCGACGCGGATATATATATGGTCAACAAAGCAGAATTGGCACAGTGTAATATTCGTGATGTCAGTGATCAAAAGAAGGCGGAGGAGGATCGTGATCTTTTAATAAGTGAACTTGACATCAAGAACCGTGAACTTGAGCAGATACTCTATGCCGCCACGCATGACCTGAAGACACCGCTTGTCAACATTAACGGTTACACCGGTGAGGTAAAGAAATCCATAGAGGGCATAGTGAATCTGATAGAGACGGCAGATATATCTTCAGAGATCAGGAAAGAGATAACATCACTTACAAAAGAACTTCCCGATTCATTTGGTTTTATAAGCACGAGCGTTTCACATATGGACATTCTTCTTAACGGGTTTTTGCAGTTTTCGCGTTCCGGCAGTGTTGAATTAAAGAAAGAAGATATAGATATGAATATGCTGATAAATGAGATATCAGGCAATCTTAATTATAAATTAAAGGATGCAGGCGCAAGTATTGAAGTAACGGACTTGCCGGGATGCAATGGAGACAGGAAACAGATAAGTATGGTCTTCTCAAATCTTATGGAAAACGCTGTTAAATATCTTGACCCTGCTCGAAAAGGTGAGATAAAAGTCACAGGCTATGAGGAAGGTGACAGCTCTGTCTATTGCGTTGAGGATAACGGCATCGGCATTGCACTTGAGCATCAGAAGCAGATATTCCACATATTCCACCAGCTTGATCCTGCAAAGGGAGGAGAGGGGCTGGGGCTTATGATAGTGCAGAGGATAGTTGAGAGGCACGGCGGGAAGGTATGGCTTGAGTCTGAGGCAGGCAAGGGGAGCAGGTTCTTTGTGGAACTGCCCGGCGTAATGCTTACATCCTCACCTTCGTAA
- a CDS encoding rod shape-determining protein: protein MFQKILGWFSNDLAVDLGTANTLVYVKGKGIVSNEPSVVAVMRQTGKVIAVGAEAQKMLGRTPADIIAMRPLKDGVIADFDKTGEMLKYFIRKVHNRKSFISPRIVIGVPSGITQVEQRAVKDAAQASGAREIYLIEEPMAAAIGVGMPIGEPFGNMIVDIGGGTTDVAVISLHGVVYSKAVNVGGDKMDEAIVSYIKSKARILIGDRTAEFIKREIGSAFPVNEENKTMDIKGRDLVSGIPKTVTINEEEIREAIHESVMVIINTIKVALENTPPELASDIVDRGIILAGGGALLRGLDVLLREETGLPVTVADDPLLAVVNGVGKVLDNLDILSRVSIK from the coding sequence ATGTTTCAGAAAATATTAGGCTGGTTCTCAAATGATCTTGCAGTTGACCTCGGCACTGCAAATACGCTTGTATATGTAAAAGGCAAGGGCATAGTCAGCAATGAGCCTTCGGTCGTGGCTGTTATGAGGCAGACGGGAAAGGTCATCGCTGTAGGCGCTGAGGCGCAGAAGATGCTCGGCAGGACACCGGCGGATATTATAGCAATGAGGCCGTTAAAGGACGGCGTTATCGCTGATTTTGATAAGACAGGCGAGATGCTCAAATACTTCATCAGAAAGGTGCATAACAGAAAGAGCTTTATCTCTCCGAGGATCGTTATCGGTGTTCCATCCGGCATTACTCAGGTTGAACAGAGGGCGGTCAAGGATGCGGCGCAGGCATCAGGCGCCAGGGAGATATATCTTATCGAAGAGCCGATGGCAGCTGCGATAGGCGTTGGAATGCCTATAGGCGAGCCTTTCGGCAATATGATAGTTGATATCGGCGGCGGCACTACAGACGTTGCGGTCATATCACTGCATGGTGTCGTATACAGCAAGGCTGTCAATGTCGGCGGCGATAAGATGGATGAGGCTATCGTCAGCTATATCAAGAGCAAGGCCAGGATACTTATCGGCGACAGGACAGCTGAATTTATCAAGAGGGAGATCGGCTCAGCTTTTCCGGTCAATGAAGAGAACAAGACAATGGATATCAAGGGCAGGGACCTTGTCTCAGGTATTCCAAAGACGGTCACTATCAATGAAGAAGAGATCAGGGAAGCCATACATGAATCTGTCATGGTCATCATAAACACGATAAAGGTCGCGCTTGAAAATACTCCGCCTGAACTGGCTTCGGATATAGTTGACAGGGGTATTATACTTGCAGGCGGCGGAGCATTATTAAGAGGGCTGGATGTTCTTTTGAGAGAGGAGACAGGCCTGCCTGTGACAGTAGCCGATGACCCGCTTCTTGCTGTTGTAAATGGCGTGGGCAAGGTGCTTGATAACCTTGATATACTGAGCAGGGTATCAATTAAGTAG